The following proteins come from a genomic window of Streptomyces sp. NBC_00539:
- the lon gene encoding endopeptidase La codes for MASTPVTLTLPVLPLDDEVVLPGMVVPLDLSDAEVRGAVEAAQAAAGSGKPRVLLVPRIDGKYAATGVLGTVEQVGRLSDGDPGALIRGRGRVRIGAGTTGPGAALWVEGETVDEQVPDPLPGAVAELVKEYKALATSWLKKRGAWQVVDRVQQIEGVSALADNSGYSPFLTVAQKVELLETADPVARLRLAIKALSDHLAEQDVAESIAKDVQDGVDKQQREFLLRRQLEAVRKELRELGGEKEGEESDDYRARVEAADLPEKVREAALKEVEKLERASDQSPEGSWIRTWLDTVLELPWNERTEDEYDIRGARAVLDAEHAGLSDVKDRITEYLAVRKRRSERGMGVIGGRRGGAVLALVGPPGVGKTSLGESVAHAMGRKFVRVALGGVRDEAEIRGHRRTYVGALPGRIVRAIKEAGSMNPVVLLDEIDKVGSDFRGDPAAALLEVLDPAQNHTFRDHYLEVELDLSDVVFLATANVLESIPEALADRMELVRLDGYTEDEKIVIARDHLLPRQLERAGLAADEVVLEEDALRKLAGEYTREAGVRTLERSLARLLRKVASQHELGERDLPFTIGADDLRALIGRPHHVPESAQDPAERRTAVPGVATGLAVTGAGGDVLFVEASLADPETGAAGLTLTGQLGDVMKESAQIALSFLRSHGAELELPVADLKDRGVHIHFPAGAVPKDGPSAGITMTTALASLLSGRQVRTDVAMTGEVSLTGRVLPIGGVKQKLLAAHRAGLTTVIIPKRNEADLDDVPAEVLEGLEVHPVTDVRQVLELALAEAEVAVVTAA; via the coding sequence ATGGCTTCGACGCCCGTAACGCTCACCCTGCCCGTGTTGCCGCTCGATGACGAGGTCGTCCTGCCCGGGATGGTGGTACCGCTGGACCTGTCCGACGCCGAGGTGCGGGGCGCCGTGGAGGCCGCGCAGGCCGCCGCGGGCAGCGGGAAGCCGCGGGTGCTGCTCGTACCGCGCATCGACGGCAAGTACGCCGCGACGGGTGTGCTCGGGACCGTCGAGCAGGTGGGACGGCTCTCCGACGGTGACCCCGGGGCGCTGATCCGCGGCCGCGGCCGCGTCCGCATCGGCGCGGGCACCACCGGCCCGGGGGCCGCGCTGTGGGTGGAGGGGGAGACCGTCGACGAACAGGTGCCCGACCCGCTGCCCGGAGCCGTCGCCGAGCTCGTCAAGGAGTACAAGGCCCTCGCCACCAGCTGGCTCAAGAAGCGCGGCGCCTGGCAGGTCGTGGACCGGGTCCAGCAGATCGAAGGGGTCTCGGCGCTCGCCGACAACTCCGGGTACTCGCCGTTCCTGACGGTGGCCCAGAAGGTCGAGCTGCTGGAGACGGCCGACCCCGTGGCCCGGCTGAGGCTCGCCATCAAGGCGCTCAGCGACCACCTCGCCGAACAGGACGTCGCCGAGTCCATCGCCAAGGACGTCCAGGACGGCGTCGACAAGCAGCAGCGCGAGTTCCTGCTCCGCCGCCAGCTGGAGGCCGTCCGCAAGGAACTGCGCGAACTGGGCGGGGAGAAGGAGGGCGAGGAGTCCGACGACTACCGGGCCCGCGTCGAGGCCGCCGACCTGCCCGAAAAGGTACGGGAGGCCGCGCTCAAGGAGGTCGAGAAGCTGGAGCGGGCCAGCGACCAGTCCCCCGAGGGCTCCTGGATCCGGACGTGGCTGGACACCGTCCTGGAACTGCCCTGGAACGAGCGCACCGAGGACGAGTACGACATCCGCGGCGCCCGCGCGGTGCTCGACGCCGAACACGCCGGGCTCAGCGACGTGAAGGACCGCATCACCGAGTACCTCGCCGTCCGCAAGCGGCGCTCCGAGCGCGGCATGGGCGTCATCGGCGGACGCCGCGGCGGCGCCGTACTGGCCCTGGTGGGGCCGCCCGGCGTGGGAAAGACCTCCCTCGGCGAATCGGTCGCGCACGCCATGGGCCGCAAGTTCGTCCGGGTCGCCCTCGGCGGCGTACGGGACGAGGCCGAGATCCGCGGCCACCGGAGGACGTACGTCGGCGCGCTGCCCGGCCGCATCGTGCGGGCCATCAAGGAGGCCGGGTCGATGAACCCGGTCGTGCTCCTGGACGAGATCGACAAGGTCGGGTCCGACTTCCGGGGGGACCCCGCGGCCGCCCTGCTGGAGGTGCTGGACCCCGCGCAGAACCACACGTTCCGCGACCACTACCTGGAGGTGGAGCTGGACCTGAGCGACGTGGTGTTCCTGGCCACCGCGAACGTGCTCGAATCCATCCCCGAGGCGCTCGCCGACCGCATGGAACTCGTCAGGCTCGACGGCTACACCGAGGACGAGAAGATCGTCATCGCCCGGGACCACCTGCTGCCGCGCCAGCTGGAGCGGGCCGGGCTCGCCGCCGACGAGGTGGTCCTGGAGGAGGACGCGCTGCGCAAGCTGGCCGGGGAGTACACCCGGGAGGCGGGCGTCCGCACGCTGGAGCGGTCGCTGGCACGTCTGCTGCGCAAGGTCGCCTCGCAGCACGAGCTGGGGGAGCGGGACCTGCCGTTCACCATCGGCGCGGACGACCTGCGGGCGCTCATCGGGCGGCCGCACCACGTCCCGGAGTCCGCGCAGGACCCGGCCGAGCGGCGCACCGCCGTACCGGGCGTGGCCACCGGCCTCGCCGTGACGGGAGCGGGCGGCGACGTGCTGTTCGTGGAGGCGTCCCTGGCCGATCCGGAGACCGGGGCGGCCGGGCTGACCCTGACCGGGCAGCTGGGTGACGTGATGAAGGAGTCGGCGCAGATCGCCCTCAGCTTCCTGCGCTCGCACGGCGCCGAGCTGGAGCTTCCGGTGGCCGACCTCAAGGACCGGGGCGTGCACATCCACTTCCCGGCGGGAGCGGTACCGAAGGACGGTCCCAGCGCGGGCATCACGATGACGACCGCGCTGGCGTCGCTGCTGTCGGGGCGGCAGGTGCGGACGGACGTGGCGATGACCGGGGAGGTCTCGCTGACCGGGCGCGTGCTGCCGATCGGCGGGGTCAAGCAGAAGCTGCTGGCCGCGCACCGGGCGGGGCTGACGACGGTGATCATCCCGAAGCGGAACGAAGCGGATCTGGATGACGTGCCGGCGGAGGTTCTGGAGGGGCTGGAGGTGCACCCCGTCACGGACGTGCGGCAGGTCCTGGAGCTGGCGCTGGCCGAGGCGGAGGTGGCGGTGGTCACCGCGGCCTGA
- a CDS encoding DUF4097 family beta strand repeat-containing protein, with protein sequence MTYRSRTFPARPALALPALAVSAALLLTGCSLGRLTEGGQKTATDDATVGEAVQAVEVTDGRHGSVEVVPGSGTGVTVHRTVHYRGDTPPRPDQRVTAGVLTFTAGCSDTCYVDYRLEVPASATVKLRTDSGRLTVTGVAAAELTTSSGTVTADRVAGPLTVRTSSGDVGAGRVAGPLRIRTSSGDIRAAELSGAQAEVRSGSGDARLAFTTPPASVATDTGSGDLTLRVPRGSYRIAATTSSGTRDITLPADPAAPSSLSVKTTSGDLHLSAD encoded by the coding sequence ATGACGTATCGCTCCCGCACCTTCCCCGCCCGGCCCGCCCTCGCGTTACCCGCCCTGGCCGTGTCGGCGGCACTGCTCCTGACCGGCTGTTCCCTCGGCCGTCTCACCGAGGGCGGGCAGAAGACGGCGACCGACGACGCCACCGTGGGCGAGGCCGTCCAGGCCGTCGAGGTGACCGACGGACGGCACGGCTCCGTCGAGGTCGTCCCGGGCAGCGGCACGGGCGTCACCGTCCACCGCACGGTCCATTACCGCGGGGACACCCCGCCCCGGCCGGACCAGCGGGTCACCGCGGGCGTGCTCACCTTCACCGCGGGCTGCTCCGACACCTGCTACGTCGACTACCGGCTGGAGGTGCCCGCCTCGGCGACGGTGAAGCTGCGGACCGACAGCGGCCGCCTCACGGTCACCGGCGTCGCGGCCGCCGAGCTCACCACCTCCTCGGGCACCGTCACAGCCGATCGCGTCGCGGGCCCGCTGACGGTTCGCACCTCCTCCGGCGACGTCGGGGCCGGGCGCGTCGCGGGCCCGCTGAGGATCCGTACCTCCTCGGGCGACATCCGGGCCGCGGAACTGTCCGGCGCGCAGGCCGAGGTCCGCTCCGGTTCGGGCGACGCCCGCCTGGCCTTCACCACGCCCCCGGCCTCGGTCGCCACCGACACCGGCTCGGGCGACCTGACGCTCCGGGTGCCCCGGGGCTCCTACCGGATCGCGGCCACCACCTCCTCCGGCACCCGTGACATCACCCTCCCCGCCGACCCGGCCGCCCCGTCGAGCCTCTCGGTGAAGACCACCTCGGGCGATCTGCACCTGTCGGCAGACTGA
- a CDS encoding sulfurtransferase has protein sequence MSAPEPPFGPLIGAEQLAVLLLEPDLVLFDASVGALRGADRRIPGARPFDLDGALSDHGSSLPHTMPAAARFEEAVRALGLGDGDTVVVYDGAGIHSSARAWWMLRAMGFDRAAVLDGGLPAWQAAGLPLEDTGPAYEGPRGSFTARPRPGLLVDAAAVAAALADPGAAVLDARTRGRFAGTAPEPRPGLRGGHMPGAVSLPFTELQAPGGLMRPAAQLREAFRAAAGDRERLYLSCGSGVTACVLALGAELAGYRETAVYDGSWSEWGLPELPGGPRERPVATGG, from the coding sequence ATGAGCGCGCCAGAACCCCCCTTCGGACCCCTGATCGGGGCCGAGCAGCTCGCCGTCCTGCTCCTGGAACCGGACCTGGTGCTGTTCGACGCCTCCGTCGGCGCGCTGCGCGGCGCGGACCGGCGCATCCCGGGGGCCCGCCCCTTCGACCTCGACGGGGCGCTGTCCGACCACGGCTCGTCCCTCCCGCACACCATGCCCGCCGCCGCGCGGTTCGAGGAGGCGGTGCGCGCGCTCGGACTCGGCGACGGCGACACGGTGGTCGTGTACGACGGCGCCGGGATCCACTCCAGCGCCCGGGCCTGGTGGATGCTGCGCGCGATGGGCTTCGACCGGGCCGCCGTCCTGGACGGCGGGCTGCCCGCCTGGCAGGCCGCCGGGCTGCCGCTGGAGGACACCGGCCCGGCGTACGAGGGCCCGCGCGGCTCCTTCACCGCCCGGCCGCGCCCCGGGCTGCTGGTGGACGCCGCCGCCGTGGCCGCGGCCCTGGCGGATCCGGGCGCCGCGGTACTGGACGCCCGCACCCGGGGCCGGTTCGCGGGCACCGCCCCGGAGCCCCGGCCGGGCCTGCGCGGCGGCCACATGCCGGGGGCGGTCAGCCTCCCCTTCACCGAACTCCAGGCCCCCGGCGGCCTGATGAGGCCCGCTGCGCAACTCCGGGAGGCGTTCCGTGCGGCGGCGGGGGACCGGGAGCGCCTCTACCTCAGCTGCGGCTCGGGGGTGACGGCCTGCGTCCTCGCGCTGGGCGCGGAGCTGGCCGGCTACCGGGAGACGGCCGTGTACGACGGCTCCTGGAGCGAATGGGGCCTCCCGGAGCTGCCCGGCGGGCCCCGGGAGCGCCCGGTGGCGACGGGGGGATAA
- a CDS encoding response regulator transcription factor yields MEQTHTTHSGAAATPGAQRRVLVVEDDRTIADAISARLRAEGFQVQTAYDGPAAVAAAESWLPELLVLDVMLPGFDGLEVCRRVQAQRPVPVLMLTARDDETDMLVGLGVGADDYMTKPFSMRELAARVHVLLRRVERATQAASAPRGATLRLGDLEIDHAQRRVRVQAEDVHLTPTEFDLLVCLAGTPRAVLSREQLLAEVWDWADASGTRTVDSHIKALRRKIGAERIRTVHGVGYALETPAQS; encoded by the coding sequence ATGGAACAGACACACACCACCCACAGCGGCGCCGCGGCCACCCCCGGTGCCCAGCGGCGCGTGCTCGTGGTCGAGGACGACCGCACCATCGCCGACGCCATCTCGGCCCGGCTGCGCGCCGAGGGATTCCAGGTGCAGACGGCGTACGACGGCCCGGCCGCGGTCGCGGCAGCCGAGAGCTGGCTGCCCGAGCTGCTGGTGCTGGACGTCATGCTGCCCGGCTTCGACGGGCTGGAGGTCTGCCGCAGGGTCCAGGCGCAGCGGCCGGTCCCGGTCCTGATGCTCACCGCCCGGGACGACGAGACCGACATGCTGGTCGGGCTCGGGGTCGGCGCGGACGACTACATGACGAAGCCGTTCTCGATGCGGGAGCTGGCCGCGCGCGTCCACGTGCTGCTGCGGCGGGTGGAGCGGGCCACCCAGGCGGCGAGCGCCCCCCGCGGGGCGACGCTGCGCCTGGGTGACCTGGAGATCGACCACGCACAGCGGCGGGTGCGGGTGCAGGCCGAGGACGTGCACCTGACGCCGACCGAGTTCGACCTGCTGGTGTGCCTGGCGGGGACGCCGCGCGCGGTCCTCTCCCGCGAGCAGTTGCTGGCCGAGGTGTGGGACTGGGCCGACGCGTCGGGCACGCGCACGGTCGACAGCCACATCAAGGCGCTGCGCCGGAAGATCGGCGCCGAGCGGATCCGTACGGTCCACGGCGTCGGGTACGCCCTGGAGACCCCGGCCCAGTCGTGA
- a CDS encoding HAMP domain-containing sensor histidine kinase → MRPFSPFSIKTKLGSLVVVSVFITTGLLMVALRTDTELRFITVFSVIASMLITQFVAHSLTAPLDDMTTVAGAISRGDYTRRVRGAGRRDELGDLASTINLMADDLEAVDRHRKELVANVSHELRTPIAALRAVLENVVDGVSQADPETMRTALKQTERLGRLVETLLDLSRVDNGVVPLRARRFEVWPYLSGVLKESGLAAAGRPGLATGSGGHTRNDVHLHLDVHPSGLTAYADAERLHQVVANLIDNAVKHSPPHGRVTVRARAGDAPDSLVVEVRDEGPGIPEEERHRVFERFNRGSAGGGDGGTGLGLAIARWAVGLHGGDIRVAESSRGCRILVTLPGSSPASR, encoded by the coding sequence CTGCGCCCGTTCTCGCCGTTCTCGATCAAGACGAAGCTGGGCTCGCTCGTCGTGGTGTCCGTGTTCATCACGACCGGGCTGCTGATGGTGGCCCTGCGCACCGACACGGAGCTGCGGTTCATCACCGTGTTCTCGGTGATCGCCTCGATGCTGATCACACAGTTCGTGGCGCACAGCCTGACGGCGCCGCTGGACGACATGACGACGGTGGCCGGGGCGATCTCCCGCGGGGACTACACCCGCCGGGTGCGCGGGGCCGGGCGCCGCGACGAGCTGGGCGACCTCGCCTCGACGATCAACCTGATGGCGGACGACCTGGAGGCGGTGGACCGCCACCGCAAGGAACTGGTCGCCAACGTCTCGCACGAGCTGCGCACGCCGATCGCGGCGCTGCGCGCGGTGCTGGAGAACGTGGTGGACGGGGTCTCCCAGGCCGACCCGGAGACCATGCGGACGGCGCTCAAGCAGACGGAGCGGCTGGGCCGGCTCGTGGAGACCCTGCTGGACCTGTCCCGGGTGGACAACGGGGTGGTGCCGCTGCGGGCACGCCGCTTCGAGGTGTGGCCGTACCTGTCCGGGGTGCTCAAGGAGTCGGGTCTCGCGGCGGCGGGCCGCCCGGGGCTGGCCACGGGTTCGGGCGGCCACACCCGCAACGACGTCCACCTCCACCTGGACGTGCACCCGTCGGGACTGACCGCGTACGCGGACGCGGAGCGGCTGCACCAGGTGGTGGCGAACCTGATCGACAACGCGGTCAAGCACAGCCCGCCGCACGGCCGGGTCACGGTCCGCGCCCGGGCCGGCGACGCGCCCGACAGCCTGGTGGTCGAGGTCCGGGACGAAGGCCCTGGAATCCCGGAAGAGGAACGCCACAGGGTCTTCGAGCGCTTCAACCGGGGCAGCGCGGGCGGCGGCGACGGCGGTACGGGGCTGGGCCTCGCGATCGCCCGCTGGGCCGTCGGCCTGCACGGTGGCGACATCCGCGTGGCCGAATCGTCACGGGGCTGCCGCATCCTCGTCACGCTTCCGGGCAGCTCGCCGGCGTCGCGTTGA
- a CDS encoding multifunctional oxoglutarate decarboxylase/oxoglutarate dehydrogenase thiamine pyrophosphate-binding subunit/dihydrolipoyllysine-residue succinyltransferase subunit: protein MSPQSPSNPSTTTEAAEGGKTPASGFGANEWLVDEIYQQYLQDPNSVDRAWWDFFADYKPGGAAAPVKADGPEKSTTTDGASAQAAATVPAEVPRASVAAATGAASAAPPVANTGSTGAPAAAAPAPAPAPAPATPSGAPAVTVTSQAPAAAPAAPSPQAAPVAPQKSAPTTEAPAGPELVTLRGPAAAVAKNMNASLDVPTATSVRAVPVKLLFDNRIVINNHLKRARGGKISFTHLIGYAMVQAIKAMPSMNYSFAEKDGKPTLVKPEHVNFGLAIDLVKANGDRQLVVAGIKKAETLNFFEFWQAYEDIVRRARVGKLTMDDFTGVTVSLTNPGGLGTVHSVPRLMPGQSVIMGVGSMDYPAEFQGTSQDTLNKLGISKVMTLTSTYDHRVIQGAASGEFLRIVANLLLGENGFYDDVFEALRIPYEPVRWLRDIDASHDDDVTKAARVFELIHSYRVRGHVMADTDPLEYKQRKHPDLDITEHGLTLWDLEREFAVGGFSGKSMMKLRDILGVLRDSYCRTTGVEFMHIQDPKQRKWIQDRIERPHSKPEREEQLRILRRLNAAEAFETFLQTKYVGQKRFSLEGGESVIPLLDAVIDSAAEARLEEVVIGMAHRGRLNVLANIVGKSYAQIFREFEGNLDPKSMHGSGDVKYHLGAEGTFTGLDGEQIKVSLVANPSHLEAVDPVLEGVARAKQDVINKGGTDFTVLPLALHGDAAFAGQGVVAETLNMSQLRGYRTGGTVHVVINNQVGFTAAPESSRSSMYATDVARMIEAPIFHVNGDDPEAVVRVARLAFEFRQAFNKDVVIDLICYRRRGHNESDNPAFTQPLMYDLIDKKRSVRKLYTESLIGRGDITLEEAEQALQDFQGQLEKVFAEVREAATQPAIGTPAPVAQQQFPVPVNTAVSQEVVKRIAEAQVNIPENVTVHPRLLPQLQRRAAMIDEGTIDWGMGETLAFGSLLMEGTPVRLSGQDSRRGTFGQRHAVLIDRETGEDYTPLQYLSDDQARYNVYDSLLSEYAAMGFEYGYSLARPDALVLWEAQFGDFVNGAQTVVDEFISSAEQKWGQTSGVTLLLPHGYEGQGPDHSSARPERFLQMCAQDNMTVAMPTLPSNYFHLLRWQVHNPHHKPLIVFTPKSMLRLKAAASKAEEFTTGSFRPVIGDTRVSSGAGDPNEIRKVVFCAGKVYYDLEAEREKRGITDTAIIRIERLYPLPGAELQAEIAKFPNAAKYIWAQEEPANQGAWPFIALNLIDHLDLAVGADIPAGERLRRISRPHGSSPAVGSAKRHQAEQQQLLNEVFEA from the coding sequence GTGTCGCCACAGTCCCCCAGTAACCCGAGCACCACGACCGAAGCAGCAGAGGGCGGGAAGACCCCTGCCTCAGGCTTCGGTGCCAACGAGTGGCTCGTCGACGAGATCTATCAGCAGTACCTCCAGGACCCCAACTCGGTCGACCGGGCCTGGTGGGACTTCTTCGCCGACTACAAGCCGGGGGGCGCTGCCGCTCCCGTGAAGGCGGACGGTCCCGAGAAGTCCACGACGACGGACGGCGCCTCCGCACAGGCCGCCGCCACCGTCCCCGCCGAGGTCCCGCGGGCCAGCGTCGCAGCCGCCACGGGGGCGGCGAGCGCCGCACCTCCCGTGGCGAACACCGGCTCCACCGGAGCCCCTGCCGCCGCCGCGCCCGCGCCAGCTCCTGCCCCTGCTCCTGCCACCCCCTCTGGTGCCCCTGCTGTGACTGTCACCTCCCAGGCCCCGGCCGCCGCACCGGCCGCGCCCTCCCCTCAGGCCGCTCCGGTCGCCCCGCAGAAGTCCGCGCCCACCACCGAGGCCCCCGCCGGGCCCGAGCTGGTGACGCTCCGCGGTCCGGCTGCGGCCGTCGCCAAGAACATGAACGCCTCCCTCGACGTCCCGACGGCCACGTCCGTCCGCGCCGTCCCGGTGAAGCTGCTGTTCGACAACCGCATCGTCATCAACAACCACCTCAAGCGCGCCCGGGGCGGGAAGATCTCCTTCACGCACCTCATCGGCTACGCGATGGTGCAGGCCATCAAGGCCATGCCGTCCATGAACTACTCCTTCGCGGAGAAGGACGGCAAGCCGACCCTGGTCAAGCCGGAGCACGTGAACTTCGGCCTCGCGATCGACCTGGTGAAGGCCAACGGCGACCGGCAGCTCGTCGTCGCCGGCATCAAGAAGGCCGAGACCCTCAACTTCTTCGAGTTCTGGCAGGCGTACGAGGACATCGTCCGCCGCGCCCGCGTCGGCAAGCTGACGATGGACGACTTCACCGGCGTCACCGTCTCGCTGACCAACCCCGGCGGCCTGGGCACCGTCCACTCCGTGCCGCGTCTGATGCCCGGTCAGTCGGTCATCATGGGCGTCGGCTCGATGGACTACCCCGCCGAGTTCCAGGGCACCTCGCAGGACACCCTGAACAAGCTGGGCATCTCCAAGGTCATGACCCTGACCTCGACCTACGACCACCGGGTCATCCAGGGCGCGGCCTCCGGCGAGTTCCTGCGCATCGTCGCGAACCTCCTCCTCGGCGAGAACGGCTTCTACGACGACGTCTTCGAGGCCCTGCGCATCCCGTACGAGCCGGTCCGCTGGCTCCGGGACATCGACGCCTCGCACGACGACGACGTCACCAAGGCCGCCCGCGTCTTCGAGCTGATCCACTCCTACCGGGTCCGCGGCCACGTCATGGCCGACACCGACCCGCTGGAGTACAAGCAGCGCAAGCACCCCGACCTCGACATCACCGAGCACGGCCTCACCCTGTGGGACCTGGAGCGCGAGTTCGCGGTCGGCGGCTTCTCCGGCAAGTCGATGATGAAGCTGCGCGACATCCTCGGCGTGCTGCGCGACTCGTACTGCCGCACCACCGGCGTCGAGTTCATGCACATCCAGGACCCCAAGCAGCGCAAGTGGATCCAGGACCGCATCGAGCGCCCGCACTCCAAGCCGGAGCGCGAGGAGCAGCTGCGCATCCTGCGCCGCCTGAACGCGGCGGAGGCCTTCGAGACGTTCCTGCAGACGAAGTACGTCGGCCAGAAGCGCTTCTCCCTGGAGGGCGGCGAGTCCGTCATCCCGCTGCTGGACGCCGTCATCGACTCGGCCGCCGAGGCCCGCCTCGAAGAGGTCGTCATCGGCATGGCCCACCGCGGCCGTCTGAACGTCCTCGCGAACATCGTCGGCAAGTCCTACGCGCAGATCTTCCGGGAGTTCGAGGGCAACCTCGACCCGAAGTCGATGCACGGCTCCGGCGACGTCAAGTACCACCTGGGCGCCGAGGGCACCTTCACGGGCCTGGACGGCGAGCAGATCAAGGTCTCGCTCGTCGCGAACCCCTCGCACCTGGAGGCCGTCGACCCGGTCCTGGAGGGTGTCGCCCGCGCCAAGCAGGACGTCATCAACAAGGGCGGCACGGACTTCACGGTCCTGCCCCTGGCCCTGCACGGCGACGCGGCCTTCGCCGGCCAGGGTGTCGTCGCCGAGACGCTGAACATGTCGCAGCTGCGCGGCTACCGCACCGGCGGTACCGTCCACGTCGTCATCAACAACCAGGTCGGCTTCACCGCCGCCCCGGAGTCCTCGCGTTCGTCCATGTACGCGACCGACGTGGCCCGCATGATCGAGGCGCCGATCTTCCACGTGAACGGTGACGACCCGGAGGCCGTGGTCCGCGTCGCGCGGCTCGCCTTCGAGTTCCGTCAGGCGTTCAACAAGGACGTGGTCATCGACCTCATCTGCTACCGCCGTCGCGGCCACAACGAGTCCGACAACCCGGCGTTCACGCAGCCGCTGATGTACGACCTGATCGACAAGAAGCGCTCGGTGCGCAAGCTGTACACCGAGTCCCTCATCGGTCGCGGCGACATCACGCTGGAAGAGGCCGAGCAGGCGCTCCAGGACTTCCAGGGCCAGCTGGAGAAGGTCTTCGCGGAGGTCCGCGAGGCCGCCACGCAGCCCGCCATCGGCACGCCGGCCCCGGTCGCGCAGCAGCAGTTCCCCGTCCCGGTGAACACCGCGGTCTCCCAGGAGGTCGTCAAGCGGATCGCCGAGGCGCAGGTCAACATCCCGGAGAACGTCACCGTCCACCCGCGTCTGCTGCCGCAGCTCCAGCGCCGCGCGGCGATGATCGACGAGGGCACCATCGACTGGGGCATGGGCGAGACCCTCGCCTTCGGCTCGCTGCTGATGGAGGGCACCCCGGTCCGCCTGTCGGGCCAGGACTCCCGCCGCGGCACGTTCGGCCAGCGCCACGCGGTCCTCATCGACCGGGAGACGGGCGAGGACTACACCCCGCTGCAGTACCTGTCGGACGACCAGGCCCGCTACAACGTCTACGACTCGCTGCTCTCCGAGTACGCGGCCATGGGCTTCGAGTACGGCTACTCGCTGGCCCGTCCGGACGCGCTGGTCCTCTGGGAGGCCCAGTTCGGTGACTTCGTCAACGGCGCGCAGACCGTCGTCGACGAGTTCATCTCCTCGGCCGAGCAGAAGTGGGGCCAGACCTCCGGCGTCACGCTGCTCCTGCCGCACGGCTACGAGGGCCAGGGCCCGGACCACTCGTCCGCCCGCCCGGAGCGCTTCCTGCAGATGTGCGCGCAGGACAACATGACGGTCGCGATGCCGACCCTGCCGTCGAACTACTTCCACCTGCTGCGCTGGCAGGTCCACAACCCGCACCACAAGCCGCTGATCGTCTTCACGCCGAAGTCGATGCTGCGTCTCAAGGCGGCGGCCTCCAAGGCGGAGGAGTTCACGACCGGTTCGTTCCGTCCGGTCATCGGCGACACGCGCGTCTCCTCCGGAGCGGGTGACCCGAACGAGATCCGCAAGGTCGTCTTCTGCGCGGGCAAGGTCTACTACGACCTGGAGGCCGAGCGGGAGAAGCGCGGCATCACGGACACGGCCATCATCCGCATCGAGCGGCTGTACCCGCTGCCGGGTGCGGAGCTCCAGGCGGAGATCGCCAAGTTCCCGAACGCGGCGAAGTACATCTGGGCGCAGGAGGAGCCGGCGAACCAGGGTGCGTGGCCGTTCATCGCGCTGAACCTGATCGACCACCTCGACCTGGCGGTCGGCGCGGACATCCCGGCGGGCGAGCGCCTGCGGCGCATCTCGCGCCCGCACGGCTCCTCCCCCGCGGTGGGCTCCGCCAAGCGCCACCAGGCGGAGCAGCAGCAGCTGCTGAACGAGGTCTTCGAGGCCTGA